The proteins below are encoded in one region of Rhododendron vialii isolate Sample 1 chromosome 7a, ASM3025357v1:
- the LOC131332109 gene encoding large ribosomal subunit protein eL43 isoform X2, whose protein sequence is MTKRTKKAGIVGKYGTRYGASLRKQIKKMEVSQHSKYFCEFCGKYAVKRKAVGIWGCKDCGKVKAGGAYTLNTASAVTVRSTIRRLREQTES, encoded by the exons atg ACTAAGCGAACAAAGAAGGCTGGTATTGTTGGGAAGTACG GTACCCGTTATGGGGCTAGTTTGCGAAAGCAGATCAAGAAGATGGAGGTTAGTCAACACAGCAAATACTTCTGCGAGTTCTGTGGGAAG TATGCTGTGAAGAGAAAGGCAGTGGGGATTTGGGGCTGCAAGGATTGCGGCAAAGTCAAAGCAGGCGGTGCATATACATTgaa CACCGCTAGTGCTGTGACAGTCCGAAGCACAATCAGGAGGCTGCGGGAACAGACTGAGAGTTGA
- the LOC131332109 gene encoding large ribosomal subunit protein eL43 isoform X1 produces the protein MQTKRTKKAGIVGKYGTRYGASLRKQIKKMEVSQHSKYFCEFCGKYAVKRKAVGIWGCKDCGKVKAGGAYTLNTASAVTVRSTIRRLREQTES, from the exons ATGCAGACTAAGCGAACAAAGAAGGCTGGTATTGTTGGGAAGTACG GTACCCGTTATGGGGCTAGTTTGCGAAAGCAGATCAAGAAGATGGAGGTTAGTCAACACAGCAAATACTTCTGCGAGTTCTGTGGGAAG TATGCTGTGAAGAGAAAGGCAGTGGGGATTTGGGGCTGCAAGGATTGCGGCAAAGTCAAAGCAGGCGGTGCATATACATTgaa CACCGCTAGTGCTGTGACAGTCCGAAGCACAATCAGGAGGCTGCGGGAACAGACTGAGAGTTGA
- the LOC131332110 gene encoding SNF2 domain-containing protein CLASSY 4-like: MDYSKLTLAKRTRLQEQVFFQQYNEEKKKKKAAENQKAAEKQKEPESSAGDRGSRYGDSGDGAAADGGDSRYVADSGQFQANVGNVGFQEGSGSVFHKERMEKNHGVLIDEERENQGNVGRVESEKTCESRKKIRTEKLKRNSKVVETFDDDDDDDDDVVFLRVDYSKAKVGVERGAAGSSCDGGSKGLKGTTGESTESNASGSAESVSGPGDSEESESEEESEGSSDQDYLGSGDDDLDASSSCSDFAEEDDEPGVRNGKGKEKAAGMGREERVKAGLKRCRGKSPEVVFLRQSGVEGEAEDRVRFKRRQEESPEVVFLGQSRGDGGELNGDDVRKRGFVEGDGEEESTESRGRGRPLGKKNYSLVDGERDGSGGFKRKRYSGLDILVGCDEEQDGKEEESEGPKSVAERLRLRPRRGNKEELGGVSCPFTLTDEDEDLESSSSGEDEDTNEISDRSEKSKGKVGRPPGKGRRDHGDSTAPMSVNVDEDICCKDGEPVGKAREKAKEKVGRPAKRRPSIPVAKILADSILQKGDVLVEELVSSKAPDMEPTLPLKFRFLDEELITPEKSPSDTEADKLFAEMDFVLAACAIGDSDSSMVDNEDNFTEETESDPATCCRQGKHQLVLDEQIGLKCKFCSFVKLEIKHILPSFSKHPLGRPDKNYWNSSDHFNFDKLQFQDSASTCNSKGHICAEGTVWDTIPGTKTSMYAHQREGLEFIWKNIGGSIYLEELKNSACDGGSGCIISHAPGTGKTRLAIVFLQTFMKLYPECRPVIVAPRSMLLTWEEEFKKWKVGIPFHNLNQPEFSGRENEAALNLLNKAGRQGKNMNSVRLVKLYSWRKGQSVLGISYRLFEKLAEDGIVSTNDEGGSKTKRKFKRYAEAEMVRKMLLELPGLLVLDEGHTPRNDQSLMWRALSGVETQRRILLSGTPFQNNFDELFNTLCLVRPKFCDRIVTGIKGDSRRNRGREGRKGRGKWASLTKSIGKDAGDKLNELRALIDPFVHVHKGMILKENLPGLRDAMVFLNPTEFQKTLIGVIQGRPNVFNRDHLASLISVHPSLLLGHALSDEEGLSIDTNELETLRFDSKAGVKTNFLMELIRLSMAVKEKVLVFSQFIEPLTIIREQLKSSFGWTEGKDLLYMDGKIEARHRQSSISLLNDPDSQVQVLLASIRACSEGISLVGASRVVLLDVLWNPSVERQAISRAYRIGQKKVVYIYRLITSGTMEGEKCARQAEKDRLSELVFSSADGKLHRKETISRAVNDDKILEEMVQHEKISYMFEKILNQPEESNLIHTCG, from the exons ATGGATTACAGTAAATTGACTCTGGCGAAGAGAACTCGGCTCCAAGAACAAGTATTTTTCCAGCAGTACaacgaggagaagaagaagaagaaggccgCGGAGAATCAGAAGGCCGCGGAGAAGCAGAAGGAGCCGGAGTCCTCGGCCGGCGATCGAGGGAGCAGATACGGAGATTCCGGCGACGGGGCCGCGGCTGACGGCGGCGATTCCAGGTACGTGGCTGATTCAGGTCAATTCCAAGCCAACGTTGGGAATGTGGGTTTTCAGGAGGGTTCTGGTTCTGTTTTTCATAAGGAACGGATGGAAAAGAATCATGGGGTTTTGAttgatgaggagagagagaatcagggGAATGTGGGTAGGGTTGAATCGGAGAAAACGTGTGAGTCTAGGAAAAAGATAAGAACTGAGAAGTTGAAGAGAAACAGTAAAGTGGTTGAAACgtttgatgatgatgatgatgatgatgatgatgttgtaTTCTTGCGGGTGGATTATAGTAAGGCAAAGGTTGGAGTTGAACGAGGTGCGGCGGGTTCAAGTTGTGATGGTGGTTCTAAGGGTTTGAAGGGGACGACGGGTGAGAGTACGGAATCCAACGCCAGTGGTTCGGCGGAGTCGGTTTCTGGCCCGGGGGACTCGGAGGAGTCGGAGAGTGAGGAGGAAAGCGAGGGTTCCAGTGACCAGGATTATCTTGGTTCTGGTGATGATGATTTGGATGCTTCAAGTTCATGTAGCGATTTCGCGGAGGAGGATGATGAGCCAGGTGTTCGGAATGGAAAGGGGAAGGAAAAAGCGGCTGGAatggggagagaggagagggttAAAGCCGGATTGAAGAGGTGTCGGGGAAAATCGCCGGAGGTTGTCTTTTTGCGGCAATCGGGTGTGGAAGGAGAGGCAGAAGATAGGGTTCGATTCAAGAGGAGACAAGAGGAATCGCCCGAAGTTGTTTTTCTAGGGCAATCACGCGGAGATGGAGGAGAATTGAATGGTGATGATGTGAGGAAGCGTGGGTTTGTTGAGGGGGATGGAGAGGAGGAATCAACGGAGAGCCGAGGAAGAGGTAGACCCCTCGGGAAAAAGAATTATAGTTTAGTTGATGGGGAAAGAGATGGGTCTGGTGGGTTTAAGAGAAAGAGATATTCTGGGTTGGATATTTTGGTCGGTTGTGACGAAGAACAAGATGGGAAGGAAGAAGAGAGTGAAGGGCCAAAAAGTGTAGCGGAACGACTTCGTTTGCGGCCGCGACGTGGGAACAAAGAGGAGCTTGGGGGCGTTAGTTGCCCTTTTACTCTTACCGATGAGGATGAGGATCTCGAATCCTCCTCATCTGGGGAGGATGAGGACACAAACGAGATCAGTGATAGGAGTGAGAAAAGCAAAGGGAAGGTCGGGAGGCCGCCGGGTAAGGGAAGGCGCGATCATGGGGATTCTACTGCTCCAATGTCGGTCAACGTTGATGAAGATATCTGCTGCAAAGATGGCGAACCCGTGGGGAAAGCTCGTGAGAAAGCAAAAGAGAAGGTCGGGAGGCCTGCTAAGAGAAGGCCTTCAATACCTGTGGCGAAG ATCCTTGCAGATTCCATTTTGCAGAAGGGTGATGTGCTTGTGGAGGAGTTGGTTTCCTCAAAGGCTCCTGATATGGAACCAACACTACCACTCAAGTTCAGGTTTTTAGACGAGGAACTGATTACTCCAGAGAAATCGCCTTCGGATACAGAAGCGGATAAACTTTTTGCAGAGATGGATTTCGTTCTTGCAGCTTGTGCGATTGGTGACTCAGATTCTTCCATG GTTGACAATGAGGATAATTTTACTGAAGAGACTGAAAGTGATCCAGCAACCTGTTGCCGTCAAGGGAAGCATCAGCTTGTTCTTGATGAACAAATTGGCCTTAAATGCAAATTCTGCTCTTTTGTGAAGTTGGAGATTAAGCACATTTTGCCTTCTTTT AGTAAGCATCCGCTGGGAAGGCCGGACAAGAATTACTGGAACAGCAGTGACCATTTCAATTTCGACAAGCTGCAGTTCCAAGACTCTGCATCTACATGCAATTCTAAAGGCCACATTTGTGCTGAAGGCACAGTGTGGGACACAATTCCTGGGACTAAAACGAGTATGTATGCACATCAGCGGGAAGGTTTAGAGTTCATTTGGAAGAATATAGGCGGGAGCATTTACCTTGAAGAATTGAAGAACAGTGCATGTGATGGTGGAAGCGGATGCATCATCTCCCATGCCCCGGGCACAGGTAAAACCCGTCTTGCCATAGTTTTTCTCCAGACATTCATGAAATTATATCCAGAATGCCGGCCTGTAATTGTCGCTCCAAGAAGCATGCTTCTCACATGGGAAGAAGAGTTCAAGAAGTGGAAGGTTGGGATTCCCTTCCACAATCTGAATCAACCGGAGTTTTCTGGGCGGGAAAATGAAGCAGCCTTAAATCTGCTAAATAAAGCCGGACGCCAAGGAAAAAATATGAATTCAGTTCGTCTGGTGAAATTGTATTCATGGAGAAAGGGTCAGAGTGTCCTGGGGATTAGCTATAGGCTATTTGAGAAGCTTGCTGAAGATGGAATTGTTTCCACAAATGACGAAGGAGGTAGtaaaacgaaaagaaaatttaaacgATATGCCGAAGCTGAGATGGTTAGGAAAATGCTTCTCGAACTTCCAGGGCTTTTGGTACTTGACGAGGGCCACACTCCTCGCAATGACCAAAGCTTAATGTGGCGAGCCCTTTCGGGAGTGGAAACCCAAAGGCGAATCCTCTTATCTGGGACTCCATTTCAGAATAACTTCGATGAACTCTTTAACACGCTCTGTCTAGTTAGACCGAAGTTTTGTGACAGAATTGTCACCGGAATTAAGGGAGATTCCCGAAGGAatagagggagggaggggaggaAAGGTAGAGGGAAATGGGCTTCTCTGACCAAATCAATTGGAAAGGATGCGGGTGATAAACTCAACGAACTCAGAGCCCTGATTGACCCTTTTGTGCATGTGCATAAAGGTATGATACTTAAGGAGAATCTGCCAGGGTTGAGGGATGCTATGGTCTTCTTAAATCCAACTGAGTTTCAGAAAACTCTAATTGGAGTTATTCAAGGTCGGCCCAACGTATTCAATCGGGACCACCTAGCATCTTTGATTTCTGTCCACCCTTCCCTCTTGCTAGGACATGCCTTATCTGATGAAGAAGGGCTCTCCATTGATACAAACGAGCTAGAAACGCTTCGGTTTGATTCTAAAGCCGGTGTGAAGACCAATTTTCTAATGGAACTAATCCGCCTTAGTATGGCGGTGAAAGAAAAGGTTTTGGTCTTCAGCCAGTTCATTGAACCACTGACTATCATCAGAGAGCAGTTGAAATCGAGTTTTGGTTGGACAGAAGGaaaagatttgttgtatatGGACGGGAAGATTGAGGCAAGACATCGCCAGTCGTCGATTTCTTTGCTGAATGATCCGGATAGTCAGGTTCAGGTACTTCTGGCATCAATAAGGGCTTGCTCTGAAGGCATAAGTCTGGTTGGGGCATCAAGAGTAGTCTTGCTTGATGTTTTATGGAACCCCTCGGTGGAAAGGCAAGCCATAAGCCGTGCATACAGGATAGGGCAGAAGAAAGTGGTGTATATCTACCGTTTGATCACGTCAGGAACAATGGAGGGTGAGAAGTGTGCAAGGCAGGCCGAGAAGGACAGGTTATCTGAGTTGGTATTCTCTTCTGCGGATGGAAAACTTCATAGGAAGGAAACCATCTCACGTGCAGTCAATGATGATAAGATACTGGAAGAGATGGTTCAGCATGAGAAGATCAGCTATATGTTTGAGAAAATACTCAACCAACCGGAAGAATCCAATTTGATCCACACTTGTGGTTAG